One Corynebacterium aurimucosum genomic window, CGTGTTGGTATCCGAGGGCCGACGCTATCCATCAACGCTTACCATGCATTGCTATGCAGGAATTGCTCGCGGTATAGCGCAGAACAGCCGAACTGCGTCTTGAGGGGGGATTTAAGGGGGCGAAAGGAGGAGGCCTACTTCGTGAAAGTGGCCTAGATAGGACATAATTGAGATTATGAAGATTCTTGTCGTGGATGACGAGCAGGCCGTACGCGAATCGCTCCGCCGCTCCTTGAAGTTTAATGGCGACGAGGTCATGTTGGCCGCTGACGGCGTCCAAGCTGTCGAGATGGTGCACAGTGATAGCCCAGAGCTTCTTATCCTCGACGTGATGATGCCGAACATGGACGGTCTCGAAGTGTGCCGAACTCTTCGCAGTGAGGGTTGGGATCGTCCCATTCTTATACTGACCGCGCGCGACGGAGTGTCTGACCGTGTCGCTGGTCTTGATGCGGGAGCCGACGATTACCTGCCCAAGCCTTTCGCTCTGGAAGAGTTGCTCGCCCGCGTGCGTTCCTTGGTTCGCCGCGCTGCTGCGGAGTCTATTGGCAAGAAGCAGCCGGTCGAGACCCAGTTGAGTTTTGAGGACCTCAAGCTTGATGCTGATACCCGTGAAGTCACCCGCGGCGACCGTCAGATTTCTCTGACGCGTACTGAGTTTGCCCTGCTGCGCCTGCTCATGGAGAATCCCCGAAAGGTGCTCTCCCGCAACACCATTCTGGAAGAGGTATGGGGCTATGATTTCCCTACCTCCGGAAACGCCCTCGAGGTCTACATCGGTTATCTCCGCAAGAAGACTGAGGAAGATGGCGAGCCGCGTCTTATTCACACCGTGCGTGGCGTTGGCTACGTCATGAGGGAGGCTATCGCGTGATTCTACGGAGGCCCGCGCCTGACGCGGTGCCTTCTGAAGACCTAGAGTCCACTGCGTGGTTGGGTCTCTCAGGCCGTCGCGGCTGGGCTTCGCGGGCGCCGCTTCGGTGGCGCCTTTCGCTCGTTACTGGTGTCGTCGTCGCCGTGTCTGTGGCGGTAATGACGCTTTTTACCTATTGGTTGGTTGCAGCATCGATGACGGCGAGCGTCGACAAGCAGATCATGCAACAAGCCGATGTGCTAATGCAGCAAGCGCAGGATCCTGTCTTTGTAGAGAACATCGATCAGGAAATTGCGACGTTTAAGCTCTACAACCCCTCGACTCGAGTCTCTATCTCTCCGCCGGCGACTGCGTTTTCCTTTGGTGATGCCTTGCCGGTGGGCGGTGATTTTAAGCCGGATGGGGACACCATGGAACGCTCCATTCGCACCTTGGGCGGTGAGCGCGTGCTGGCCAAGTATCAGGAAGGCGGTGCCACGGTAGTCCTAGCCCAAGACTTGGGTACTACCGAAGATATTGTCTCCGCTGTGGGCTCGGCCCTGCTTATTATCGTGGCCTTTGGTGTCTTGCTCTCCGTCTTTGCGGGCATGGTGGTGTCAAAGACCGGCATGGAGCCCATTGCCCGACTCAAACGAGCTGCCGATTACGTGACGCAAACCAATGACCTGCGCCCGATTGCGGTGGAGAGCAATGATGAGATGTCGCAGCTGACGGTGTCTTTTAACCGAATGCTGTCTGCTCTGCAACACGCTCGCGTACAGCAGTCGCAGTTCGTGGCCGATGCCGGCCACGAGCTTAAGACCCCGCTGACGTCCATGCGTACCAATATTGAGCTTCTCATGATGCTGAACAAATCTGGGGGCGGTTTTGGTATCAGCGACGAGGATCGGCGCGATTTGGAAGACGACGTGATGGCGCAGATGTCGGAGCTGTCGACCCTCATCGGTGATCTCGTGGACCTTGCGCGAGAAGATGCCACCGAAAAGGAACCCGAACCGGTGGAGCTGCACGAAGTGTTGGAGCACTCCCTCAACCGCGCTAAGCGCCGCCGCCCGGACGTCGATTTCCGTGTGCGTTTTATCCCTTGGATGTTGGACGGAGATCCGTTTGCATTGGGCCGCGCCACGCTCAATCTCATGGATAACGCTGCGAAGTGGTCGCCGCCGACGGGTACCGTGCGCGTATCTATGCGGCAAATTGCACAAGACAAGGTTCGTCTGCGCGTGGATGACTCCGGCCCCGGTATTGCCCCGGAGGAACGCGACAAGGTGTTTGAGCGCTTCTATCGTTCGGCTGAAGCCCGGGCGATGCCAGGTTCTGGATTGGGCCTAGCCATCGTGAAATCCGTGATCGAACGTCACAATGGAGACATCACCATCAAGGAATCCGCGGATGGCGGAACGCGCATGGAAGTTATCCTTCCGGGACATCCCACCGAGGGTGATGCCATGGTGGACGGATTGGAAGAGCAACCAAACGAGTTTCAGCCTGATTCTGCTGCTGCGCAACAGTCAACGGAGCAGGCTCCGGAATCCTCCGGAGGGCATGTGGACAACCACAATGACCGCGGCCAAATCTTTGCGGAACGATGGTTCAATCAAGGCTAATGTGCTGTGTATCACCCCAGTTCAGAGCACACAGGAAACGTCCAGCTTTTCCTAGCACACTGGCAGAGCAGAGACAGATGCGCGCCAGCGCGATAGTGCACACTACCTGACATGAATATGAGGAATTCGAACATGGATAGCCCCATGGATAACCCGCAGAACCCGGATGGGCGGCGGCAGGCGCAGCAGCGAGGCGAGGTACTTTCTGCGGGAAGCGAATCAAATGGCTGGAATCAACCGCGCTCGATCTCGCGGGAGTCGGGCGGACAGGCACCCTACGGCGGTCAGCCGGGGCAGGGGAGTCAGCCTTCCTTCGGAGCTCAGCCATCCCAAGCCCCGTACGGGGCGCAGGCGCCGTATGGCGGGCAGAGCTATGGCTTCGGCCACCACAGTCAGGTAGGCCAGCAGCCGCACAATGCGGCGCAGCCTTATGCAGGTGCAGGGCAACGCTATGGTGCTGCCCCCAACGGCAACCAGAACGAGCTTTTTGCCGGGCACCAAGGACCGGGCGTGAACAGTGTGGAGCCAAGCCGCGAACCGAAGAAAAAGCGCAAGGTTGGGCTGGGGACGGCCTTAGCCATGATGCTCGTTGCGGCCGTCGCTGCTGGCGGCGTCACTGGCGCAGTGGTAGGCGCTGCCGGAAACGACAAGTCCTCCACCTCCACGGTCAACGAAGTGTTGGACCGTCAGCCAGTGGCTAATAGCACCGGAAAAGAGCCGGCTGATGGCTCCGTGGAAGATGTAGCGTCGAAGGTTCTACCGGCAGTGGTCTCCATCTTCTCCATGACTCGCTCCGGCGGTGCTGAGGGCTCGGGTTCTATCATCTCTCCAGATGGTTATGTGCTGACCAACCACCACGTGGTTGCAGGCGCGGATCAAGGAGGCCGGCTGGAAGTAACGATGAATGATGGCTCGCGCCACACCGCGACATTCGTTGCATCGGATGCGACGACGGATGTTGGCGTCATCAAGATTGATGACGTCAATGACCTTCCCTTCCTGCAATTCGGTGATTCGGATGCTGCCGCAGTGGGGCAGGAGGTCGTTGCCGTTGGTTCCCCGCTGGGGCTCAACGCCACGGTGACCTCGGGAATCGTCTCGGCCAAGAACCGGCCAGTGCGTGCTTCGCAGGAAGGCGGGGAGTCCTCGCTGATCGACGCCATCCAGACCGATGCCGCCGTGAACCCTGGTAACTCCGGTGGTCCCTTGGTGGACATGGAGGGCAACATCATTGGTATGAACTCCATGATCGCCTCGCTGTCTGGCGGTTCGAATTCCGAAGGTGGCTCCATCGGTTTGGGTTTTGCTATCCCCTCGAATTTTGCCAAGCGGATGGCCGATGAGCTCATTAATAACGGCAAGGTCAAGCACCCAACTTTGGGTGTAAAGGTCCGCGCGCAGAGCGATACCCTCGGCGCGGAAATCGTCGATGTGGAACCTGATAGCCCGGCTGATAAGGCAGGACTGAAGTCCGGTGACGTGGTCACACGCGTTAATGAACGGCTCATTGAAAGCTCCGACGCCTTGATTGCGGCAACCCGCTCCCAAGAATTTGGCACAACCGTGACGCTCGAGGTGAAGAGTCGAGACAGCGAAGATACAAGAAAGGTAGAGGTAACGCTGGCGAGCGAGTAAGTTTACAAATACTTGGGCGGTGCGCCAGCACCGCGTGAACCTCGCACCCTGACACCTTGTAAAGAAACTACTTCCGGAAGATTCCGTCCCACCGTTAAGGAGAACCTCCGTGGCAGACAACACCGACGCAACCGAGCTGCTGGGGCGCGATGCCTCACGCGAACTAGATGATGTCACCGAACCCGATGATGCTTTTCTCATTGCGAGTGAACAAGAACAAAGCGTTCAAGCACCGCGCCGCGCGCTCGTCGTCATCGTCACCGATCACCCGGATGAGGCCGCGCAAGACACGTCGCGCTTGGCTGGTGAATTGTTGGCTGAAGCTGACTTCACCGTCGACGGCGCTGTGATTGTTCGCTCCAAGAAGTCCAAGATCCGGCAGGCGATTGAAACCGGCGTTGTCGGGGGAGTGGACTTGGTGCTCACAATTGGCGGTACGGGCGTCGGCCCGCGCGATAAGACTCCGGAGGCAACCCGCGCAGTACTGGACCAGATGGTTCCGGGCGTGGCGCAAGCGCTGCGCTCTTCCGGCCAGGCATGCGGCGCGGTGGATGCCTGCACCTCCCGCGGTATTTCAGGAGTGTCTGGATCGACGGTCATCGTCAACGTGGCTTCGTCCCGCGCGGCGGTGCGCGATGGCATGGCAACCTTGACGCCTTTGGTGCATCATCTAGTTGATCAGCTGCAGAAATCCAGCTTCTAATGTCGGAATCCACACCACGGTCCTCACGCTCGCGCCGTCGTCGGGCCCAGCGCCCGTCGACCGCCGAGAACTACGACCGCAGTTTCGATATCCCCACCGGCCCGGCACCGTTTGCTTCCGCAGCTGCGGGCGCCGATGAACTGCGCACAGTGAACATTGATGGGGATGCGCACGGCCCCGCCGGTGACAGTGACGACGAGGCCACAGGTGAGGCCTTTTATCGAGAGAATATGCCGCCGCATTTTGGCACTACGCAGTAAAACGAGGGCAGTTTGTAGAGACATAAATTAATCCCGCAGAGTTTCGGCGAAGAGCCGTCTCTGCGGGATAATTTTTAAGCTGTGGCTTCTGGCTTAGAAGTTGGAGCCCGGCTTGTTGGTGGTGGTGCCACCGTTCTCAGCAGCGAGGAGGTCGCGGATCTCGGCGAGCAGCTGCTCGGTGGTCGGAGCCGGCTCCTCCGGGTCCACACCCTGGCGGCGCTTAGCACGCTCGGTGATGGCGTTGATCGGGGCGATGATGCCGAAGTAGACCACAGCAGCGATGATCAGGAAGTTGATGATCGCGGTGATCACGGCGCCGAAGTCAACGAAGGTCTCCGGGTTGTCGGTGATCTGGAAGCCCAAGCCAGCAACCTCCGGGGAGCCGAAGGAGTTGATCAGCGG contains:
- the mscL gene encoding large conductance mechanosensitive channel protein MscL, producing the protein MLKGFKDFIMRGNVIELAVAVIIGGAFTAIVTSVTNSLIQPLINSFGSPEVAGLGFQITDNPETFVDFGAVITAIINFLIIAAVVYFGIIAPINAITERAKRRQGVDPEEPAPTTEQLLAEIRDLLAAENGGTTTNKPGSNF
- a CDS encoding sensor histidine kinase; protein product: MILRRPAPDAVPSEDLESTAWLGLSGRRGWASRAPLRWRLSLVTGVVVAVSVAVMTLFTYWLVAASMTASVDKQIMQQADVLMQQAQDPVFVENIDQEIATFKLYNPSTRVSISPPATAFSFGDALPVGGDFKPDGDTMERSIRTLGGERVLAKYQEGGATVVLAQDLGTTEDIVSAVGSALLIIVAFGVLLSVFAGMVVSKTGMEPIARLKRAADYVTQTNDLRPIAVESNDEMSQLTVSFNRMLSALQHARVQQSQFVADAGHELKTPLTSMRTNIELLMMLNKSGGGFGISDEDRRDLEDDVMAQMSELSTLIGDLVDLAREDATEKEPEPVELHEVLEHSLNRAKRRRPDVDFRVRFIPWMLDGDPFALGRATLNLMDNAAKWSPPTGTVRVSMRQIAQDKVRLRVDDSGPGIAPEERDKVFERFYRSAEARAMPGSGLGLAIVKSVIERHNGDITIKESADGGTRMEVILPGHPTEGDAMVDGLEEQPNEFQPDSAAAQQSTEQAPESSGGHVDNHNDRGQIFAERWFNQG
- a CDS encoding MogA/MoaB family molybdenum cofactor biosynthesis protein, whose product is MADNTDATELLGRDASRELDDVTEPDDAFLIASEQEQSVQAPRRALVVIVTDHPDEAAQDTSRLAGELLAEADFTVDGAVIVRSKKSKIRQAIETGVVGGVDLVLTIGGTGVGPRDKTPEATRAVLDQMVPGVAQALRSSGQACGAVDACTSRGISGVSGSTVIVNVASSRAAVRDGMATLTPLVHHLVDQLQKSSF
- a CDS encoding S1C family serine protease, whose translation is MNMRNSNMDSPMDNPQNPDGRRQAQQRGEVLSAGSESNGWNQPRSISRESGGQAPYGGQPGQGSQPSFGAQPSQAPYGAQAPYGGQSYGFGHHSQVGQQPHNAAQPYAGAGQRYGAAPNGNQNELFAGHQGPGVNSVEPSREPKKKRKVGLGTALAMMLVAAVAAGGVTGAVVGAAGNDKSSTSTVNEVLDRQPVANSTGKEPADGSVEDVASKVLPAVVSIFSMTRSGGAEGSGSIISPDGYVLTNHHVVAGADQGGRLEVTMNDGSRHTATFVASDATTDVGVIKIDDVNDLPFLQFGDSDAAAVGQEVVAVGSPLGLNATVTSGIVSAKNRPVRASQEGGESSLIDAIQTDAAVNPGNSGGPLVDMEGNIIGMNSMIASLSGGSNSEGGSIGLGFAIPSNFAKRMADELINNGKVKHPTLGVKVRAQSDTLGAEIVDVEPDSPADKAGLKSGDVVTRVNERLIESSDALIAATRSQEFGTTVTLEVKSRDSEDTRKVEVTLASE
- a CDS encoding response regulator transcription factor; amino-acid sequence: MKILVVDDEQAVRESLRRSLKFNGDEVMLAADGVQAVEMVHSDSPELLILDVMMPNMDGLEVCRTLRSEGWDRPILILTARDGVSDRVAGLDAGADDYLPKPFALEELLARVRSLVRRAAAESIGKKQPVETQLSFEDLKLDADTREVTRGDRQISLTRTEFALLRLLMENPRKVLSRNTILEEVWGYDFPTSGNALEVYIGYLRKKTEEDGEPRLIHTVRGVGYVMREAIA